A stretch of DNA from Bacillus sp. Marseille-Q1617:
GGACGACTCATCCATAAGGAGGAAAAAATAAACCATGCAATATGACGCAGGACAATATGATGTCATTGTCATTGGTGCTGGACATGCCGGCGTTGAAGCGGGACTGGCTTCTGCCCGGATGGGAGCGAAAACGTTAATGGTGACCATCAATCTTGATATGGTTGCCTTTATGCCGTGTAATCCATCTGTCGGCGGTCCGGCAAAAGGGATTGTAGTACGTGAAATTGATGCCCTCGGTGGTGAGATGGGGCGTAATATCGATAAAACGCATATTCAGATGCGGATGCTGAATACAGGGAAAGGTCCGGCTGTCCGTGCCCTTAGAGCGCAGGCAGACAAATTCCTTTATCAGCATGAAATGAAGCGCACGCTTGAAAATGAACCAAATATGACCCTCCTTCAAGGAATGGTCGAAGAGTTGATCGTCGAAGACGGTGAATGTAAAGGTGTCGTGACCATGACCGGTGCCGCTTATCGTGCAAAAACGGTCGTCATTACGACAGGTACATTCCTGCGCGGGGAGATTATTCTGGGAGACTTGAAATACTCCAGCGGTCCGAACAACCAGCAGCCTTCCATCCGCTTGGCGGATCATCTCAGGGAGCTTGGGTTTGATACGGTCCGTTTCAAAACGGGAACGCCTCCGCGTGTCAACAGCTCATCAATCGATTATTCCAAAACGGAAATTCAGCCGGGTGATGATGTACCGCGTGCGTTCAGTTATGAGACAACAAAATATATCACGGATCAGCTGCCTTGCTGGCTGACGTACACAAATGAAGAAACACATAAATTAATCGACGAGAATCTACATCGTTCTCCGATGTATTCAGGTATGATCAAAGGGACGGGCCCTCGTTACTGCCCAAGCATCGAAGATAAAGTGGTTCGTTTCCATGACAAGCCGCGTCACCAGATCTTCCTGGAGCCTGAAGGAAGAAACACGCAGGAAGTATACGTGCAAGGATTATCGACGAGCCTTCCTGAAGACGTGCAGCAAAAAATCCTTTCTACGATCCCTGGTCTTGAAAAGGTACAGATGATGCGTGCCGGATACGCGATCGAGTACGATTCAATCGTGCCGACCCAACTATGGCCGACACTTGAGACGAAAAAAATCAAAAATCTTTACACTGCAGGACAGATCAACGGGACTTCCGGTTATGAAGAAGCTGCCGGACAGGGACTGATGGCCGGTATCAATGCTGCCTGCCGTGCCCTGGATAAAGAAGAAGTCATCCTCAGCCGTTCCGATGCTTATATCGGCGTATTGATCGACGATCTAATAACAAAAGGAACAAATGAGCCTTATCGCTTATTAACTTCCCGTGCTGAATACCGATTATTATTACGACATGACAACGCAGATCTGCGCCTGACGGATATCGGGAAAAACATCGGGTTGATTTCCGACGAAAGATACCAGCGTTTCACTGAAAAGAAAGAAGCGATCCAAGCTGAGAAGGAGCGTCTCGAAGGCATCCGCATCAAACCTGTGGAAGAAACTCAGGCCGTCATCCGTGAAGCTGGAGGCAGTGAACTGAAGGATGGCATTCTTGCAGCCGATCTATTGAAGCGTCCTGAAATGAATTACAGCCATATCAAACGCCTTGTACCAAGTGAGGCTGAGCTTTCTCCGGATGTTGAAGAACAGGTAGAGATCCAAGTGAAGTACGAAGGATATATCGAAAAATCCCTTCAACAAGTCGATAAGCTGAAAAAGATGGAAAACAAAAAAATCCCTGAAAACATTGATTACGAAGCGATCAGCGGCTTGGCTTCAGAGGCCAGACAAAAACTGATTGAAGTGCGCCCGCTGTCACTTGCTCAGGCTTCTAGAATCTCAGGGGTCAATCCTGCTGACATCTCAATCTTGCTTGTGTATATCGAACAAGGGAAAATTGCGAAAGTTTCAGGCGATCAATAGGCAAAGGAAGGGTAATAGCATGAATGTAGACCAATTCCAATCCATGCTCGAGGAGAAGGGGATTTCTCTTTCTCCCGGGCAATTAGATCAATTCGAACGTTATTTTGAAATTCTTGTCGAGTGGAATGAAAAGATGAATCTGACCGCCATCACGGACAAGGAAGAAGTATATTTAAAGCACTTCTATGATTCAATCAGTGCAGCATTTTTTATTGATTTTACCGATGTGAAAACGATATGTGATGTGGGAGCAGGTGCAGGGTTTCCAAGTATCCCTCTTAAAATCTGTTTCCCTCACCTACATATAACCATTGTCGATTCATTGAATAAACGTATTTCATTCCTGAATCATCTGTCTAAAGAGCTGGGACTGGAGAATACTCATTTTTACCATGACCGGGCAGAGACCTTCGGGAAAAAGAATGAACACCGTGAATCCTACGATATCGTGACAGCGAGGGCGGTGGCCAGAATGTCCGTGTTAAGCGAACTTTGCCTGCCACTCGTGAAAAAAGGCGGATTGTTCGTAGCGATGAAGGCTTCAAATGCCAGCGAAGAATTAAACACAGGGAAAAAAGCGATTGCGACACTTGGAGGACAGACAGAAAAAGTATTTTCATTTGTCCTTCCCGAAGAAGAAAGTGAACGTAATATCGTGAAAATAAACAAAGTAAAAGAAACACCTAATAAGTATCCAAGAAAGCCGGGTACACCAAATAAATTACCGTTGGAATAGGACTTGAACCAGAAAGGTTCTTCTTCTATAGGAAAAATGGTATGCTTTTACTGTAGTGATTTGTGTGAATATGTCTAGATGAGGCAGGAACTTGTCATATTTTAGAGAATTATAATATAGGGAGTTTCTTAAAGGTGGTGTAGGAAGATGAAGCATCCTTTCTCTCGTTTTTTTGGTCTGGGTGAAAAAGAGCAAGATGTTGAATCTGAAGAATCAAGTGTAGTGGAAGATCGAGATGAGGTAAAGAAAATACCAGTGGCTCAAATCGTTCCAAATCGCTTTCAACCAAGAACCGTTTTTAATGATGAAAAAATAGAAGAGCTATCCAGAACGATACACACGCATGGAATCATACAGCCGATCGTTGTCAGACAGTCGGCTGATGATCAGTTTGAAATTATTGCAGGGGAACGCCGTTACAGAGCCGTTCAAAAACTTGGCTGGGAAACCGTTCCTGCCATCGTCAAAAACCTGAGCGATACCGAAACGGCTTCAGTCGCTTTAATCGAAAACCTGCAAAGGGAAGAGCTTTCTCCGATTGAAGAAGCGATTGCCTACGGAAAATTGCTGGAATTGCATAATCTGACCCAGGAAGCACTTGCTCAGCGTTTAGGAAAAGGACAGTCCACAGTGGCAAATAAGCTTCGTCTCCTAAAGCTTCCAGAAGAAATTCATCATGCTTTATTAGATAAGAAAATTACGGAACGACATGCACGTGCACTGATTCCATTGAAAAAACCCGAGAAACAGATCGAGCTTCTTGGTGAAATCGTCGAAAAAAGCTTGAATGTCAAGCAGACAGAGGACAGAGTGGTAAAAATGCTGGAAGGCTCTGCCCAAAAACCAAAGCCGAAGCGTAAAGCATTCTCGAAGGACATGCGCATAGCCGTCAATACAATCCGTCAATCTCTTTCCATGGTCTCCGACAGCGGGATCAACCTCAACGCCGAGGAAGAAGAGCACGACGAATTCTATCAATTTACCATTCGCATTCCCAAGAAAAAATAGATTCATAAAAAGCGAGAAACAGATATTGGGTGTTTCTTGCTTTTTTGTTTGCTTTTTTTTAGGAATTTCATTATAGGTTTGTTCTGTTAATTACAACTCAACATAAGAAGACAGAGTGGATTGAAGCGGAAGGCACTTGACTCCGACGGGAGATAGAGGAAAGGTCGAGACCCCGCAGGCAGAATGCCGAGGAGGCTCGACTTCCTCCCCGCGGAAAGCAAGTGCCTGCAGCAGAAAGAAACGGTCTAGCATAAACCCTTCATTCATTAATTGATGACCAGCCTGGATATTTTCAATTTCAAATAATAATTTCCACGGAAATATGACATTTTTCACCGGGATTCTACTTTTCTTTTATGTAGAATTTATTTTTTCCAATTATTGAAAGAGAAGCTTTCATTATTTTCAAAAAAGAATCAGACATTTTCCCTCGAATTTTGATAGAATAGAAGAATACGATGAAGAAAAACGACCAAGCTTGGCCGTTAAAAGGTAGGTGACAACCTTGGGAAGAATAATAGCGGTGACCAACCAAAAAGGCGGTGTGGGCAAAACGACCACTTCCGTTAATTTGGGTGCGTGCTTAGCATACATAGGGCAAAAAGTTCTGCTCGTAGATATCGACCCCCAAGGAAATGCCACGAGTGGTGTTGGAGTGGAAAAAGGTGATGTACATCAATGCATTTATGATGTTCTCGTTGATGATGTCGATGTAAAAGAAACCATCAAACAATCCAAAGTCGAGAACCTTACAATTGTGCCTGCAACCATATCATTAGCAGGGGCGGAAATTGAATTAGTTCCCACCATATCTCGTGAAGTTCGATTGAAGAAAGCATTGGAAAAAGTCAAAGATGAATATGACTATATTATTATTGATTGCCCGCCATCTTTAGGGCTCTTGACGATTAATGCACTGACAGCTTCGGATGCAGTCGTGATCCCGGTGCAATGTGAATATTATGCACTCGAAGGATTGAGCCAGCTTTTGAGCACGGTGCGCTTAGTTCAAAAACACCTGAATCATGAATTGATGATAGACGGTGTGCTGTTAACCATGCTGGATGCCCGTACTAACCTTGGAATTCAAGTCATCGAAGAGGTCAAGAAGTACTTTCAAGATAAAGTGTACCGCACAATTATCCCGCGTAATGTTCGCTTGAGTGAAGCACCCAGTCACGGTGAACCCATCATTATTTATGATGCTAAGTCCAGGGGAGCGGAAGTTTATTTAGAACTGGCAAAGGAAGTGGTGGCGAATGGCTAAAGGTTTAGGGAAGGGTATTAATGCCCTTTTTCAAAACGTACAATCTCCTCAAAATGAAGAAAGTGTTCAAGAAGTAAAGCTGAAAGACATACGGCCGAATCCTTATCAGCCGCGTAAAATTTTTGACCCTGGTGCAATCGAAGAGTTAAAGGAATCGATTTTGGAGCACGGGATTCTGCAGCCGATCATTGTCAGAAAGTCGATTAAAGGGTACGAAATCGTGGTTGGAGAACGGCGTTACCGTGCAGCGACCGCTGCCAAGTTAGACGTTGTCCCTGTGGTGGTCCGTGAATTGAATGACCAGCAGATGATGGAACTTGCCGTACTGGAAAACCTTCAGCGGGAGGATTTGACTCCGATTGAAGAAGGGGCAGCGTATCAGATGTTAATGGATAAGCTGAAAATCACCCAGGAGGAAGTGGCAAAACGCTTAGGGAAAAGCCGTCCTCATATCGCAAACCATATTCGGCTGCTTTCATTGCCGGCACCGATCCAAGAATTGATTTCTGAAGGGAAATTAACGATGGGTCACGGCCGTGCCTTGCTGGGATTGAAAAACAAAAAGAATCTTTCGACCCTCGTGAATCGTATCCTGAAAGAATCATTGAACGTTCGCCAGCTTGAAAAAATCGTCGGTGAAATGAACGGAAGTGTTTCACGTGAAACAAAGAAGCCTGAGAAGAAGAAAGATGTATTCATTAAAGAACAGGAATCCATGCTGCGTGAGCGATTTGGAACAACGGTGACAATCAAACAATCCAAGAAAAAAGGGAAAATTGAACTTGAATTTTTCTCCAAGGAAGACTTGGACCGGATATTGGAGCTGCTTCAGGATAAATAAAGAACGCGGCTGAATTTAAAGGTTGAATCAGAGAAAGGACTGCCCCTTTTTATACAAAGGGTCAGTCCTCTTCCCTTTTAAGAAAATAGCAAAAAGATTCTAGTCTGGATAAGGGGAACGTGTATGGTATTATTAGGGACGCTTGTAAATGGAGTATGTATTATTATCGGGACGCTGCTTGGGGTCTTCCTTCACCGCATCCCCGAAAATATGAAGGGTACCGTGATGAAAGCCATTGGATTAGCGGTAGTTGTCCTTGGCTTGCAAATGGGACTGAAAAGCGAGAATTTCCTCGTTGTCATCATCAGTCTGGCTCTCGGGGCGGCCTGGGGGGAATGGATGAATTTAGAGGACAAGCTGAACGCAGTCGGTGCATGGTTGGAAAAGAAGCTGGGAAGCAAGAAAGAAACATCCATTTCACAAGGATTTGTTACTGCCACTTTGATCTTTGTCATTGGTGCAATGGCTGTCATCGGGGCTCTTGACAGTGGTATAAGGGGAGATCATGATGTTCTCTATACAAAGTCGATCATCGATGGTTTCACTTCCTTGATCTTGACGACTACGTTGGGAATCGGGGTCATGTTTTCTGCTGTCCCGGTTGTCCTTTATCAAGGGCTGATCGCACTATTTGCCACTCAGATTCATCAATGGGTCCCGCAGGAGCTTATGGATGCTTATATTGTGGAGATGACGGCGACCGGCGGTATCATGATTTTTGCCATCGGGCTGAACCTGATAGGAATCACCAAGATACGGGTAGCCAACTTATTGCCGGGTATTTTAGTGGTAGCGCTTGTTGTCGGCGTGATCCACGCTTATCATTTATATATGTAAGCTGACAAAAAGGGAGGCAATAGCGCCTCCCTTTTTTATATCAATGTAATTCTTCTCTCCACTTTTCAATGCTTATTGCATTCCTGCGTTCGATGATTTCTTCAGCCAGCACAATGGCTTCCACCATCGTTTTCGCCATCTTCATCACAAGGTTTAATCGGGTATTTTGAAGG
This window harbors:
- the mnmG gene encoding tRNA uridine-5-carboxymethylaminomethyl(34) synthesis enzyme MnmG gives rise to the protein MQYDAGQYDVIVIGAGHAGVEAGLASARMGAKTLMVTINLDMVAFMPCNPSVGGPAKGIVVREIDALGGEMGRNIDKTHIQMRMLNTGKGPAVRALRAQADKFLYQHEMKRTLENEPNMTLLQGMVEELIVEDGECKGVVTMTGAAYRAKTVVITTGTFLRGEIILGDLKYSSGPNNQQPSIRLADHLRELGFDTVRFKTGTPPRVNSSSIDYSKTEIQPGDDVPRAFSYETTKYITDQLPCWLTYTNEETHKLIDENLHRSPMYSGMIKGTGPRYCPSIEDKVVRFHDKPRHQIFLEPEGRNTQEVYVQGLSTSLPEDVQQKILSTIPGLEKVQMMRAGYAIEYDSIVPTQLWPTLETKKIKNLYTAGQINGTSGYEEAAGQGLMAGINAACRALDKEEVILSRSDAYIGVLIDDLITKGTNEPYRLLTSRAEYRLLLRHDNADLRLTDIGKNIGLISDERYQRFTEKKEAIQAEKERLEGIRIKPVEETQAVIREAGGSELKDGILAADLLKRPEMNYSHIKRLVPSEAELSPDVEEQVEIQVKYEGYIEKSLQQVDKLKKMENKKIPENIDYEAISGLASEARQKLIEVRPLSLAQASRISGVNPADISILLVYIEQGKIAKVSGDQ
- the rsmG gene encoding 16S rRNA (guanine(527)-N(7))-methyltransferase RsmG; translated protein: MNVDQFQSMLEEKGISLSPGQLDQFERYFEILVEWNEKMNLTAITDKEEVYLKHFYDSISAAFFIDFTDVKTICDVGAGAGFPSIPLKICFPHLHITIVDSLNKRISFLNHLSKELGLENTHFYHDRAETFGKKNEHRESYDIVTARAVARMSVLSELCLPLVKKGGLFVAMKASNASEELNTGKKAIATLGGQTEKVFSFVLPEEESERNIVKINKVKETPNKYPRKPGTPNKLPLE
- the noc gene encoding nucleoid occlusion protein, which codes for MKHPFSRFFGLGEKEQDVESEESSVVEDRDEVKKIPVAQIVPNRFQPRTVFNDEKIEELSRTIHTHGIIQPIVVRQSADDQFEIIAGERRYRAVQKLGWETVPAIVKNLSDTETASVALIENLQREELSPIEEAIAYGKLLELHNLTQEALAQRLGKGQSTVANKLRLLKLPEEIHHALLDKKITERHARALIPLKKPEKQIELLGEIVEKSLNVKQTEDRVVKMLEGSAQKPKPKRKAFSKDMRIAVNTIRQSLSMVSDSGINLNAEEEEHDEFYQFTIRIPKKK
- a CDS encoding ParA family protein, which translates into the protein MGRIIAVTNQKGGVGKTTTSVNLGACLAYIGQKVLLVDIDPQGNATSGVGVEKGDVHQCIYDVLVDDVDVKETIKQSKVENLTIVPATISLAGAEIELVPTISREVRLKKALEKVKDEYDYIIIDCPPSLGLLTINALTASDAVVIPVQCEYYALEGLSQLLSTVRLVQKHLNHELMIDGVLLTMLDARTNLGIQVIEEVKKYFQDKVYRTIIPRNVRLSEAPSHGEPIIIYDAKSRGAEVYLELAKEVVANG
- a CDS encoding ParB/RepB/Spo0J family partition protein, whose translation is MAKGLGKGINALFQNVQSPQNEESVQEVKLKDIRPNPYQPRKIFDPGAIEELKESILEHGILQPIIVRKSIKGYEIVVGERRYRAATAAKLDVVPVVVRELNDQQMMELAVLENLQREDLTPIEEGAAYQMLMDKLKITQEEVAKRLGKSRPHIANHIRLLSLPAPIQELISEGKLTMGHGRALLGLKNKKNLSTLVNRILKESLNVRQLEKIVGEMNGSVSRETKKPEKKKDVFIKEQESMLRERFGTTVTIKQSKKKGKIELEFFSKEDLDRILELLQDK
- a CDS encoding DUF554 domain-containing protein, which encodes MVLLGTLVNGVCIIIGTLLGVFLHRIPENMKGTVMKAIGLAVVVLGLQMGLKSENFLVVIISLALGAAWGEWMNLEDKLNAVGAWLEKKLGSKKETSISQGFVTATLIFVIGAMAVIGALDSGIRGDHDVLYTKSIIDGFTSLILTTTLGIGVMFSAVPVVLYQGLIALFATQIHQWVPQELMDAYIVEMTATGGIMIFAIGLNLIGITKIRVANLLPGILVVALVVGVIHAYHLYM